The Oceanisphaera avium genome includes a region encoding these proteins:
- a CDS encoding RidA family protein: protein MKKLPIPIALSALALSVALSPLSQAEEVKAASSEVVRHALPDSDFPISLAVEIPANKTVVHLSGQVPIAIDDNADANSIRAYGTLEQQTVSSLKAIEKTLASLDLTLSDVYRMQVFLVAQEGKVDFDGFMKGYTQFFGTAEQANLPVRSAVEVAALANPGWLVEIEVSAVRP from the coding sequence ATGAAAAAATTACCTATTCCCATTGCTTTATCCGCGCTGGCGCTGAGCGTAGCGCTAAGCCCTCTAAGCCAAGCCGAGGAAGTTAAGGCCGCCTCAAGTGAAGTAGTACGCCATGCCTTGCCTGACTCAGACTTTCCTATTTCATTGGCAGTAGAAATACCGGCCAATAAAACTGTGGTGCACTTAAGTGGCCAAGTGCCCATCGCTATTGACGATAACGCCGATGCGAATAGCATCCGTGCCTATGGCACCCTAGAGCAGCAGACGGTGTCTAGTCTTAAAGCGATTGAAAAAACGCTGGCATCACTGGATCTCACCCTCAGTGATGTTTATCGCATGCAAGTGTTTTTGGTAGCCCAAGAGGGCAAGGTAGATTTTGATGGCTTTATGAAAGGCTATACACAGTTTTTTGGTACTGCTGAGCAAGCTAACTTGCCGGTACGCTCAGCTGTGGAAGTGGCGGCGCTCGCTAACCCCGGCTGGCTAGTTGAAATTGAAGTTTCTGCTGTGCGCCCGTAG
- a CDS encoding DJ-1/PfpI family protein, whose protein sequence is MAAKKILMLVGDYVEDYEVMVPFQALQMVGHTVHAACPDKKAGEFVRTAIHDFEGDQTYSEKPGHNFVLNCDFATVKAEDYDALVVPGGRSPEYLRLNDRVLELVKAFDKANKPIAAVCHGPQLLAAAGILKDRECAAYPACGPDVSLAGGQYVELDVSKAHTQGNLVTSPAWPGHPEWLAQFLRLLGTTITH, encoded by the coding sequence ATGGCTGCAAAAAAGATTCTGATGCTAGTGGGCGATTACGTTGAAGATTACGAAGTGATGGTGCCGTTTCAAGCGCTGCAAATGGTGGGTCATACGGTGCATGCGGCGTGTCCTGATAAGAAAGCAGGGGAGTTTGTTCGTACTGCGATTCACGACTTTGAAGGGGATCAAACTTACAGTGAAAAGCCGGGCCATAACTTTGTGCTCAACTGTGATTTTGCCACCGTGAAAGCCGAGGATTACGATGCGCTAGTGGTACCCGGCGGGCGCTCTCCTGAATATTTACGCCTTAATGACAGGGTGCTGGAGTTAGTAAAAGCCTTTGATAAAGCCAATAAACCCATCGCTGCTGTGTGTCATGGCCCGCAATTACTCGCTGCCGCGGGTATTTTAAAAGACCGTGAGTGCGCTGCCTATCCGGCCTGTGGCCCCGATGTTAGTTTAGCGGGTGGCCAGTACGTGGAGCTGGATGTAAGCAAAGCCCATACCCAAGGTAACTTAGTGACTTCGCCGGCGTGGCCAGGCCACCCTGAGTGGCTAGCGCAATTTTTGCGCCTACTAGGGACTACCATTACTCACTAA
- a CDS encoding multidrug effflux MFS transporter, translating into MSQLQLAILLGMTVALGPLALDAYLPAFPEIALALGVEHNDVGLTLSIYVAALGLAQLVGGPLSDRYGRQIVLMSGLLVFTLAALMVAQSGNLNDMLMWRLLQGIGGAFCAVSVPAIVRDQCHGVAAARLFGLIGLVMFIAPAAAPSIGVLMLAVGDWSTIYLLLAGYAVFLAIILRVSLFKRLPTKAPVHTPLSTLVTNYGLVLRHTVTMRFIGLQALCFSAMLVFVTNASFIYQEWFALSNTLFSALFAANIVAMASLNIFNRYLLRHFEAVSILRVSVILQFIALLVLVALAWSGAPYWLIAPSIVLAVGFMGSIVPNNMANALEFFPHLGGTTAALLGATQFSMAGGISAFSTTLSTHSLLPLVLLMAICSLGALCLALGAPRAVRKETARLNELGRSS; encoded by the coding sequence GTGTCACAACTACAATTGGCTATTTTACTGGGCATGACGGTCGCGCTAGGCCCGCTAGCACTGGATGCCTATCTGCCGGCGTTTCCTGAGATTGCCTTAGCGCTTGGCGTTGAGCACAATGATGTGGGCTTAACCTTAAGTATTTATGTGGCTGCCTTAGGGTTAGCGCAATTAGTGGGTGGCCCGTTATCAGATCGTTATGGTCGCCAAATTGTTTTAATGAGTGGCTTATTAGTGTTTACGCTGGCCGCATTAATGGTAGCGCAATCTGGTAACTTAAATGACATGCTGATGTGGCGCTTACTACAAGGCATAGGCGGTGCTTTTTGTGCGGTGTCGGTGCCGGCCATAGTGCGTGATCAGTGTCATGGCGTAGCAGCGGCACGCTTATTTGGCCTGATTGGCTTAGTGATGTTTATTGCGCCGGCGGCGGCGCCAAGCATTGGCGTGTTAATGCTGGCGGTCGGGGATTGGTCAACCATTTATCTGTTGTTGGCCGGCTATGCGGTATTTTTGGCCATAATATTGCGCGTAAGTTTATTTAAACGCTTGCCTACTAAAGCGCCGGTTCATACTCCGCTATCAACGCTGGTGACCAATTACGGTTTAGTGTTACGCCATACCGTTACTATGCGCTTTATTGGGCTGCAGGCGTTGTGCTTTAGTGCCATGTTGGTGTTTGTGACTAATGCTTCTTTTATTTACCAAGAATGGTTTGCGCTCTCTAATACGCTCTTTTCTGCTTTATTTGCCGCTAATATTGTGGCCATGGCTAGCCTAAATATTTTTAACCGTTATTTGTTACGCCACTTTGAAGCTGTCTCCATTTTGCGAGTCTCGGTTATCTTGCAGTTTATCGCCTTACTCGTGTTAGTGGCGCTGGCCTGGAGCGGCGCACCTTATTGGTTAATTGCGCCAAGCATTGTGTTAGCGGTGGGTTTTATGGGCTCTATTGTGCCTAATAATATGGCTAATGCTTTGGAGTTTTTCCCACACCTTGGTGGTACCACCGCCGCTTTATTAGGGGCGACTCAGTTTAGTATGGCTGGCGGTATTAGTGCTTTTTCTACCACCTTAAGCACCCACTCCCTATTACCGCTGGTATTACTAATGGCGATCTGTTCATTAGGAGCCTTGTGTTTAGCACTAGGCGCGCCGCGAGCGGTACGAAAAGAAACGGCGCGCTTAAACGAGCTGGGGCGCTCAAGCTAA
- a CDS encoding acyltransferase family protein codes for MAFMVVGLHAGFFSEISELGEYLFVNGFFRIAVPIFFIINGFYFYTTLKNGSPQLWFKRVALLYIVWMAFYSYYWAFNPGLSITGILELIMKFIVGYHHLWYISSMMGAAVLVLILRKSSTKLMILIIAATFILGVFIQYTGNYRVFQGGLLDLLFNTTWMHRNFLLFSFPFFAIGYLVNKYSVHKMISEKVVLVGAFLGLALLVTESYLNYHNPNREGDFDNFISLIIVCPLIFILFKNKEVSGNTKSIALYSSAIYFVHAFVLIFLREVTHFEGVSLTLMAILLSAMASAFIIAINNRVKVIL; via the coding sequence ATGGCTTTTATGGTAGTGGGTTTACATGCTGGTTTTTTTAGTGAAATAAGCGAGCTCGGTGAATATCTATTTGTAAATGGTTTCTTTAGAATTGCCGTGCCTATTTTTTTTATTATTAATGGCTTTTACTTCTACACCACTCTAAAAAATGGCTCACCCCAGTTATGGTTTAAAAGAGTGGCGCTATTATATATAGTGTGGATGGCATTTTATTCTTATTATTGGGCCTTTAATCCTGGTTTATCCATAACTGGTATCTTAGAGCTAATAATGAAGTTTATCGTGGGCTACCACCACTTGTGGTATATCTCCAGCATGATGGGGGCGGCCGTGTTAGTGCTAATATTAAGAAAAAGTAGTACAAAATTAATGATATTAATTATTGCAGCTACCTTTATACTTGGTGTGTTTATACAATACACGGGTAATTATCGAGTATTTCAAGGGGGCTTATTAGATCTGTTATTTAATACTACCTGGATGCATCGTAACTTTTTATTATTTTCATTTCCTTTTTTTGCTATTGGCTATCTAGTTAACAAATACTCTGTGCATAAAATGATATCAGAAAAAGTGGTGCTCGTTGGTGCATTTTTAGGGCTAGCCCTGCTTGTAACTGAGTCCTATCTAAATTATCACAATCCTAATAGAGAAGGAGATTTTGATAACTTTATAAGCTTAATTATTGTTTGCCCGTTAATTTTTATCTTGTTTAAAAATAAAGAGGTAAGTGGTAATACCAAAAGTATTGCGCTTTATTCCTCTGCTATTTATTTTGTGCATGCCTTTGTCTTGATCTTCCTAAGAGAAGTGACTCACTTTGAAGGTGTCTCTTTAACCTTGATGGCAATATTACTATCGGCTATGGCATCGGCCTTTATTATTGCTATTAATAATAGAGTGAAAGTCATTTTATAA
- a CDS encoding c-type cytochrome yields the protein MAKKPSNKRWFVIMAGLAIAVLIGSQLIPNQNARHQQGQLAYDEHCASCHGSDLTGTRQGPPFLHVVYEPSHHGDEAFYRAIANGVQAHHWRFGDMPAVPKVSREQAKEIIAYIRQRQREVGIK from the coding sequence ATGGCTAAAAAACCCAGTAACAAGCGTTGGTTTGTCATTATGGCGGGCTTAGCCATTGCCGTGTTGATTGGCAGCCAATTAATACCTAATCAGAATGCGCGACATCAGCAAGGTCAGCTTGCTTATGATGAGCATTGTGCGAGCTGCCATGGCAGTGACTTAACCGGCACCCGCCAAGGGCCGCCATTTCTGCATGTCGTGTATGAGCCGTCCCATCATGGCGATGAGGCGTTTTATCGCGCCATTGCTAATGGGGTGCAGGCGCACCATTGGCGTTTTGGTGATATGCCGGCGGTGCCAAAGGTGAGCCGTGAGCAAGCCAAAGAAATTATTGCCTATATTCGCCAGCGGCAGCGCGAGGTAGGTATTAAGTAG
- a CDS encoding EAL domain-containing protein — MYGQPDTCSRLVCSHCADQGTLDFDFTMAFQPIINCQRQEIFGYEALVRGLNQESAYSVIAKVNDENRYLFDQLCRVKAIALAAKLKLSTMLSINFLPNAIYQPERCIRTTLAAAKEHQFPTERIMFEFTEVEKLEDNKHIQRVVEYYQELGFTTATDDFGSGYSGLNLLADFQTDIIKLDMELIRNIEVLPVRQAIVKNCLQLFKDLNVRPLAEGIESLGEYNWLREAGVELMQGYLFAKPGFECLPSVDFSAFN, encoded by the coding sequence ATGTATGGCCAACCAGATACATGTTCACGACTAGTCTGTAGCCACTGTGCCGACCAAGGCACATTAGATTTTGATTTTACCATGGCTTTTCAACCTATTATCAATTGCCAGCGCCAAGAGATTTTTGGTTATGAAGCGCTGGTGCGCGGTCTAAACCAAGAGTCGGCTTATTCGGTGATTGCCAAAGTAAATGATGAAAATCGCTATTTATTTGATCAATTATGTCGGGTTAAAGCCATCGCTCTGGCCGCTAAGCTTAAGCTATCCACTATGCTCAGCATTAATTTTTTGCCTAATGCCATCTATCAGCCAGAGCGCTGTATTCGCACCACGCTTGCGGCGGCAAAAGAGCATCAGTTTCCTACCGAGCGTATTATGTTTGAGTTTACGGAAGTGGAAAAACTCGAAGACAATAAACATATTCAGCGGGTAGTGGAATACTACCAAGAGTTGGGCTTTACCACCGCCACCGATGACTTTGGCTCAGGCTATTCTGGCTTAAACTTATTAGCAGATTTTCAAACCGATATTATTAAGCTCGATATGGAGCTTATCCGTAATATTGAGGTGTTGCCGGTGCGCCAAGCCATTGTAAAAAATTGCTTACAGCTTTTTAAGGACTTAAACGTACGACCGCTTGCCGAGGGCATTGAAAGTTTAGGCGAATATAATTGGTTGCGTGAGGCGGGAGTAGAGTTAATGCAGGGTTACCTGTTTGCCAAGCCGGGCTTTGAGTGCTTACCTAGTGTGGATTTTTCAGCCTTTAACTAA
- the ybiO gene encoding mechanosensitive channel protein, with protein MNSLKTLPLLLFWLLCAPFMSLAHADTSPPAAGAPYEALVEVLENEQTRQQLIEQLQLLAQQQGEQTSQDAKEAVPVAEHTATRPSKTKQLAATTRLIATDLGAQFHSLANVTQAMFVDDKDALNSDFDSKEFMHASINLGLVIIATWVLFWLLRRLSMPLFARLSHWSRHGKSKTPVLRLVVGVALAALVDVIAIGLAYTAGGLIATFIIGTTGELTTQGSLFLNAFLVIELLKAGLRVLFSSRYDGLRLLPINASEARYWNRWFALLIGLVGYGVLVVEPLVNINMSATLAQAVNTLVMVVAYIYAVLVILKNRVRLRRAIRLQAEKSTMNASQFSLILLSRIWHWLALAYFSTVFVLTLLSPELALPFVLIATLKTLGLIVLAILLSTLVSQTIGRHIHLSDELRRKLPLLEPRLNSYVPTALRFIRVLIVSMAVLLILNAWHVVDLTAWYESEAGGKLMSKIIAVAIILSISAMVWVVLASLIEHKLNPETGTGQPSARTQTLLLLFRNALAITLATMTFMIALSQIGINIGPLIAGAGVLGLAVGFGAQKLVQDIITGIFIQIENAMNTGDVVTLGGITGTAERLSIRSVGIRDLSGTYHIIPFSSVDTVSNYMRGFGFHVGEYRVAYRENIDDAIQQLQLAYDELAASEAMKNEILAPLEVSGVVALADSSVNIRVRIKSTPGMQWAVGRAYNRLVKQYFEQANIEIPYPHSRVYFGEDKAGHAPAANLRVIEQSVDSALAQQPKRTQAPLTVKLKNNSDTDDAPNEKDDN; from the coding sequence GTGAATTCACTGAAAACGCTACCCTTGCTGCTATTTTGGCTGCTTTGTGCTCCTTTTATGAGCCTTGCCCATGCTGACACTTCTCCCCCCGCTGCGGGTGCTCCCTACGAAGCGTTAGTAGAAGTGCTAGAAAATGAACAAACCCGCCAGCAATTAATTGAACAACTGCAATTATTGGCCCAGCAACAAGGGGAACAAACCTCCCAAGATGCCAAAGAAGCAGTGCCAGTTGCGGAACACACCGCGACTCGCCCTTCTAAAACCAAACAATTAGCCGCCACGACACGCTTAATAGCCACCGACTTAGGCGCACAATTTCATAGTTTGGCCAATGTAACCCAAGCGATGTTTGTGGATGACAAAGACGCACTTAATAGCGACTTTGACAGTAAAGAATTTATGCATGCCAGCATCAACCTAGGCTTAGTAATTATCGCCACTTGGGTATTGTTTTGGTTACTACGCCGCTTAAGCATGCCGCTGTTTGCCAGATTAAGTCATTGGTCTCGCCATGGAAAAAGCAAAACGCCGGTGCTGCGCTTAGTCGTGGGCGTGGCGTTAGCGGCCTTAGTGGATGTAATTGCTATTGGTTTGGCTTATACGGCAGGCGGACTGATTGCGACCTTTATTATTGGCACTACCGGTGAGCTCACCACCCAAGGCTCGCTATTTTTAAATGCCTTTTTGGTGATTGAGTTACTAAAAGCAGGCTTGCGGGTGTTGTTTTCTTCTCGCTACGATGGGCTGCGCTTATTGCCTATTAATGCCAGTGAAGCGCGATATTGGAATCGCTGGTTTGCCTTATTAATTGGCTTAGTGGGCTATGGCGTATTAGTGGTGGAGCCTTTAGTTAACATTAATATGTCGGCGACCCTCGCTCAGGCCGTTAACACCTTAGTAATGGTGGTGGCGTATATTTATGCGGTGTTAGTGATCCTTAAAAACCGGGTGCGACTGCGCCGTGCTATTCGCTTACAAGCTGAAAAAAGCACTATGAATGCCAGTCAGTTTAGTTTGATCTTATTATCTCGTATTTGGCATTGGTTGGCGCTGGCCTACTTTAGTACAGTATTTGTACTCACCTTACTCAGCCCTGAGCTGGCCTTGCCCTTTGTCTTAATTGCCACGCTTAAAACCTTAGGGTTAATCGTGTTGGCTATTTTGCTGTCCACTTTAGTAAGCCAAACCATTGGTCGCCATATTCATTTATCGGATGAATTGCGGCGCAAACTCCCCTTGCTGGAGCCTCGCCTTAACAGCTATGTGCCGACGGCGCTGCGCTTTATTCGTGTATTAATCGTGAGCATGGCGGTGCTACTCATCTTGAATGCTTGGCATGTCGTAGACTTAACCGCTTGGTATGAGTCAGAAGCCGGCGGCAAATTGATGAGTAAAATCATTGCTGTGGCCATTATTTTAAGCATTTCCGCCATGGTATGGGTGGTATTAGCCAGCCTGATTGAGCATAAGCTTAACCCTGAAACCGGCACCGGCCAGCCCTCAGCTCGCACCCAAACCTTGCTGTTGTTGTTTCGCAATGCGCTGGCTATCACACTCGCGACCATGACCTTTATGATAGCGCTCTCCCAAATTGGTATTAATATTGGTCCCTTAATTGCCGGTGCTGGCGTGTTAGGTCTAGCCGTGGGGTTTGGTGCGCAAAAACTCGTACAAGACATTATTACGGGCATCTTTATTCAAATTGAAAATGCCATGAATACCGGCGATGTAGTGACCTTAGGTGGCATTACCGGGACTGCGGAGCGCTTAAGTATTCGCTCGGTAGGTATTCGCGACTTAAGCGGCACCTATCACATTATTCCATTTTCAAGTGTGGATACGGTGTCTAACTACATGCGCGGCTTTGGTTTTCATGTGGGTGAATACCGAGTGGCGTATCGGGAAAATATTGATGATGCCATTCAGCAACTGCAGCTGGCGTATGATGAGCTAGCGGCCAGCGAAGCCATGAAAAATGAAATTTTGGCGCCACTTGAAGTATCAGGTGTCGTCGCGCTTGCAGACAGCTCCGTTAATATTCGAGTGCGAATTAAGTCAACACCTGGCATGCAGTGGGCCGTGGGGCGTGCTTATAATCGCTTGGTTAAACAATACTTTGAACAAGCAAATATTGAGATCCCCTACCCTCACAGCCGCGTATATTTTGGTGAAGATAAAGCCGGACATGCGCCGGCGGCCAATTTACGGGTGATTGAGCAAAGCGTAGACAGTGCGCTGGCTCAACAACCAAAGCGCACTCAGGCTCCCCTTACCGTGAAGCTTAAAAATAACAGCGACACCGATGATGCGCCTAATGAAAAAGATGACAATTAA
- a CDS encoding GntP family permease, translated as MSSVFILIAIIAFIVLATAKFKLHPFITLLLAAFLLSFSSGLPLADTAKTISDGFGGILGYIGLVIVLGTIIGVILEKSGAAITMAEAVIKLLGPRFPTLTVSIIGYLVSIPVFCDSGYVILNSLKQSLANRMKVSSVAMSVALATGLYATHTFVPPTPGPIAAAGNLGLESSLGVVIGVGLLVSAFAAAAGLLWANRFKHEQPDGEGAEELIEQAEAFEQMKQRYGVLPSTFNAFAPIFIPILLICLGSVANFPAAPFGKDTAYQLLNFLGQPLNALLIGLFLSFSLLKGANKLEQFSEHIASGLVSAAPILLITGAGGAFGAVIKATEVGSYLGMTLSGLGVGIFMPFLVSAALKSAQGSSTVALVTTSALVAPMLGDIGLGSEMGRVLTVMAIGAGAMTVSHANDSFFWVVTQFSKMSVPQAYRAQTMATLVQGVTAMVVVYILTLIML; from the coding sequence ATGTCTAGCGTGTTTATTTTAATCGCCATTATCGCTTTTATCGTATTAGCGACGGCTAAATTTAAGCTACACCCCTTCATTACTCTATTATTAGCAGCGTTTTTATTGTCGTTTAGTAGTGGCTTACCCCTAGCCGATACCGCCAAAACTATTAGTGATGGCTTTGGCGGTATTTTAGGCTACATCGGCTTAGTAATTGTGCTGGGCACCATTATTGGCGTGATCTTAGAAAAAAGCGGCGCCGCCATCACCATGGCGGAAGCCGTGATAAAATTACTCGGGCCGCGTTTTCCCACGCTTACCGTGTCTATTATCGGTTATTTAGTGTCTATCCCGGTATTTTGTGACTCAGGCTACGTGATTTTAAACTCCCTTAAGCAGTCACTCGCTAATCGGATGAAGGTCTCCAGTGTGGCCATGAGTGTGGCGCTAGCAACGGGCTTATATGCCACTCATACTTTTGTGCCGCCGACTCCCGGCCCCATAGCGGCTGCGGGCAACTTAGGATTAGAGTCCAGCCTTGGTGTAGTGATTGGCGTAGGCTTATTGGTATCTGCGTTTGCGGCCGCCGCCGGCTTGCTTTGGGCAAATCGCTTTAAACATGAACAACCTGACGGCGAAGGCGCAGAAGAGCTAATAGAGCAAGCCGAAGCATTTGAGCAAATGAAACAGCGTTATGGGGTGTTGCCCAGCACCTTTAATGCCTTCGCGCCCATCTTTATTCCAATATTACTTATTTGCTTAGGCTCAGTGGCGAACTTTCCTGCCGCTCCTTTTGGTAAAGACACTGCCTATCAATTGCTTAACTTTTTGGGACAACCGTTAAATGCTTTATTAATTGGCTTGTTTTTATCTTTTAGCTTGCTTAAAGGTGCTAATAAGCTTGAACAATTTAGTGAGCATATTGCCAGTGGCTTAGTGTCTGCTGCGCCTATTTTATTAATCACAGGTGCCGGCGGAGCCTTTGGCGCTGTGATCAAGGCCACTGAGGTGGGCAGCTATTTAGGCATGACCTTATCGGGCTTAGGAGTAGGTATTTTTATGCCGTTTTTAGTATCAGCGGCACTAAAATCTGCCCAAGGCTCGTCTACCGTGGCACTAGTAACTACTTCCGCCTTAGTGGCGCCCATGTTAGGCGATATTGGCTTAGGCAGTGAAATGGGCCGAGTGCTTACCGTGATGGCCATAGGTGCCGGCGCCATGACAGTGTCTCATGCCAACGATAGCTTTTTCTGGGTGGTGACTCAGTTTAGTAAGATGAGTGTTCCACAAGCCTATCGGGCTCAAACTATGGCCACCTTAGTGCAAGGGGTGACCGCCATGGTAGTGGTTTATATCCTAACCTTAATTATGTTGTAG
- a CDS encoding MDR family MFS transporter produces the protein MSATAIAHRPWILTALMLFMMLAAMDVTIVSTAVPQIVAELGDFSLFTWVFSIYLLTQTVTIPVYGKLADLYGRKPILITGASIFLIGSVACAWAWDMPSLIVFRGLQGLGAGAIMATVNTLAGDLYSLEERGKVQGYLSSVWGIAAISGPLLGGTFVEYVTWHWIFLVNLPIGVLAIGLLVAFLHEDVLKKRHHIDYLGSMAILAGVGSLIFALMQGGTAWAWSSNASLIAFSVAALLLAFALWTQTRAKEPIMPGWLWRNPALVGANLAMIGMGFIIMVPTAYLPTFTQAVYGLNAISAGLVLAAISIGWPSASTLSAKLYLRIGYRNTALIGSVLILLATLGFLALPYQASIWLIALDQVLLGAGFGLLSTPLLVGAQASVGWQQRGVVTGANMFSRFLGQSLGIAVFGTLFNGNLAHLLAQAPAHLKASLPKEIDEVVISLQQSDQVAEASRYLRHSVFDAVYGLYIGLAVMAILVLIIVAISPRQFNQHQSEPKPLRT, from the coding sequence GTGTCTGCCACTGCTATCGCTCATCGCCCTTGGATTTTAACCGCCCTGATGTTGTTTATGATGTTGGCTGCCATGGATGTCACTATTGTCTCGACTGCGGTACCACAAATAGTGGCTGAGCTAGGGGACTTTTCTCTGTTTACTTGGGTATTTTCTATTTATTTATTAACCCAAACCGTGACTATTCCCGTCTATGGCAAGCTCGCCGACTTGTATGGCCGCAAACCCATTTTAATTACTGGCGCCAGCATTTTCTTAATAGGGTCAGTGGCCTGTGCATGGGCATGGGATATGCCCAGTCTAATTGTATTTAGAGGCTTACAAGGCTTAGGCGCCGGCGCCATTATGGCCACCGTCAATACGTTGGCTGGGGATTTATATAGCTTAGAAGAGCGCGGTAAAGTCCAAGGTTATTTATCGAGTGTATGGGGCATAGCTGCTATTTCTGGCCCCTTACTGGGCGGCACCTTTGTAGAATATGTAACTTGGCATTGGATATTTTTAGTAAATCTTCCTATTGGCGTGCTGGCCATTGGTTTGCTGGTGGCTTTTTTACATGAAGATGTGCTTAAAAAGCGCCATCACATTGATTATTTAGGTTCAATGGCGATTTTAGCAGGCGTGGGCAGTTTAATTTTTGCTCTCATGCAAGGCGGAACCGCTTGGGCGTGGAGCTCAAACGCCAGCCTTATCGCCTTTAGTGTGGCCGCATTATTATTAGCCTTTGCACTGTGGACCCAAACTCGTGCAAAAGAGCCCATCATGCCGGGCTGGCTGTGGCGAAACCCTGCATTAGTGGGCGCAAATTTAGCCATGATTGGCATGGGCTTTATTATTATGGTGCCAACTGCATATTTACCCACCTTTACTCAAGCTGTGTATGGCTTAAATGCCATTAGTGCCGGTCTGGTATTGGCGGCCATTAGTATTGGCTGGCCTAGCGCTTCTACGTTATCGGCTAAGTTATATTTGCGTATTGGCTATCGCAATACCGCCCTCATTGGCAGTGTCTTAATTTTGCTGGCCACTCTTGGTTTTTTAGCGTTGCCTTATCAAGCATCTATTTGGTTAATCGCCCTTGACCAAGTGCTATTAGGGGCAGGCTTTGGCTTATTATCGACGCCTTTATTAGTGGGCGCGCAGGCGTCAGTGGGCTGGCAACAAAGAGGTGTGGTCACAGGAGCAAACATGTTTTCACGCTTTTTAGGCCAAAGCTTAGGCATTGCGGTGTTTGGTACATTATTTAATGGTAATTTGGCGCATTTATTAGCCCAAGCACCGGCGCACTTAAAGGCGAGTTTACCCAAAGAAATAGACGAGGTAGTGATAAGTTTACAACAATCTGATCAAGTGGCTGAAGCGAGTCGTTATTTACGCCATAGCGTATTTGATGCTGTGTATGGTTTATATATTGGCTTAGCAGTGATGGCAATATTGGTATTAATTATTGTGGCTATTAGCCCTAGACAATTTAACCAACACCAATCAGAGCCCAAGCCTTTACGCACCTAA
- a CDS encoding glutathione S-transferase: MSNTLPRLYSFRRCPYAMRARLGLLFAEQQVELREVVLKNKPPAMLALSPKGTVPVLELLNADGSTQGVIEESIEIIEWALNQQDPQGLLNTDLVGANALVEYNDTDFKDSLNRYKYAERYPEFSQVEYRRQGEVFLQQLENLLAKHTYLLGAHISFADIAIMPFVRQFAHVDREVFYSLPYPKLQQWLQNWLEHPVFKQVMVKRKAWAPEDDTVIFKL, from the coding sequence ATGTCTAATACACTGCCGCGCTTATATTCTTTTCGTCGTTGTCCTTATGCGATGCGCGCGCGCCTTGGGCTATTATTTGCCGAACAACAGGTTGAGCTGCGAGAAGTGGTGCTAAAAAATAAGCCTCCCGCCATGCTAGCTCTTAGCCCTAAAGGCACAGTGCCGGTGCTGGAGCTACTTAATGCAGACGGCTCCACCCAAGGAGTGATTGAAGAAAGTATAGAAATAATAGAGTGGGCGCTTAACCAACAAGATCCGCAAGGATTATTAAATACAGACTTAGTTGGTGCTAATGCCTTAGTTGAATACAACGATACTGATTTTAAAGACAGCCTCAATCGCTATAAATATGCCGAGCGTTATCCTGAATTTAGCCAAGTAGAATATCGCCGACAAGGCGAAGTGTTTTTGCAGCAACTTGAAAACTTGCTAGCTAAACACACTTATTTGCTAGGCGCACACATAAGTTTCGCTGATATTGCCATTATGCCCTTTGTGCGCCAATTCGCTCATGTGGATCGCGAGGTATTTTATAGCCTGCCTTACCCTAAGCTGCAGCAATGGTTACAAAATTGGTTAGAGCACCCCGTATTTAAACAAGTGATGGTAAAGCGTAAAGCTTGGGCGCCTGAGGATGACACTGTGATATTTAAGCTTTAG